The bacterium genome contains the following window.
CATTGAGGAGATTATTAAAGATGAACTAAACGTTAAGTCTGTTGTAGCGGGCAGTGCTGTAGCACTCGATATAAACCTAACACAAGAATTAAAGGAAGAGGGGATGTCCAGAGATCTAATTAGAGCTATTCAGGAGGCTAGAAAAGCTTTTGGTTTTTCTCCACAAGATAAAATTATTCTGGAATTAGAAGATAATGCTGTTGGAAAAATGTTAGAGTCTAAGTATTCTGCCTCAATTGCAAAAACTGTTCTCGCAAACAGTTTGGTGCTTATGGATTTTGAGGGAGGAGAGGCTGTGTCTATTGGAGATCAAGAAATACATTTCACAATTAAGGCTGTTGTATAAGCTGTATATAAGTGAAAGTGTGTTTACTACAACCCTATTCCTAAGTTATTTAATTTACTACTATGTCATATAGAATTTATCACACCGATGGATATATAATAGATAGTTCAAGCTCGGGGGAGTCTAATAAAGTTTTTACAATTCTAACTGCAGAGCTAGGTACTATTATTGCTATCGCACAAGGGGTGCGTAAATTGCAATCAAAACTAAGATATAGTTTACAGGACTTGAGTTTTGCTAAATTTGCCTTAGTTAGGGGAAAGGACATTTGGAGAATTACGGGGGCGGAAAAAATCGTTAATATTTATGACAAAAAAGTTCCAATTCAAATTAGACAATCCTTGGCTAGAATTCTAACTTTCATTAAAAGGCTTTCGCCGGGTGAGGCTGTAAACAAAAAAGTATTTGAGGAGTTTGGAAAACTACATAAGGTTTTAATCTCATCGAAGCTTGTAAGAGATAGGAATGATTTAATTGCAATAGAAACGCTTGCATGCCTTAGGGTTG
Protein-coding sequences here:
- a CDS encoding recombination protein O N-terminal domain-containing protein, whose translation is MSYRIYHTDGYIIDSSSSGESNKVFTILTAELGTIIAIAQGVRKLQSKLRYSLQDLSFAKFALVRGKDIWRITGAEKIVNIYDKKVPIQIRQSLARILTFIKRLSPGEAVNKKVFEEFGKLHKVLISSKLVRDRNDLIAIETLACLRVAHHFGYGTPSEKLKDIVYSSVWDEGVRDSTLISIEEAKRELSSVLAEAQL